In Acidiphilium acidophilum, one genomic interval encodes:
- a CDS encoding MFS transporter, whose translation MIDDDPDDRAALTTRQMRITAMIVASALFMQNLDSTIVATALPAMAKSFHADPIHMSLALTSYLLSLAVFIPASGWFADRFGSRTVFRVAILIFTIGSVLCGLSHTLAQLIGARILQGVGGSMMVPVGRLLLLKSVRRRDMLAATSWLTMPALIGPIIGPPLGGFIVTYISWRWTFDINVPIGVIGIVAVSLYIREVRDSEHAGRLDLTGLILSGLAMALVMAGIETIGRGIIPWTWVAACFTIGLGAGFAYWRHANHTEHPVLDLSLMRIDTFANSTIAGSFFRVLAGAMPFLLPLMLQLGFGDSAAKSGTVTFAAAIGALAMKPLAQPILRRFGFRISMVAFGLLSVAFTAACAAFRPSWPVLALDAVLLIGGVFRSLQFTAFNTIAYADVPRARMSAATSFYATFQQITITLGISIAAGSLELSTAISGHVEPTIADYSWAFIIISLIGLVSVPICARLAAEAGDDVSGHHAEPAAPIDARSAPRQ comes from the coding sequence ATGATCGACGACGACCCCGACGATCGCGCCGCCCTGACCACGCGGCAGATGCGGATCACCGCGATGATCGTGGCCAGCGCCCTGTTCATGCAGAATCTCGACAGCACGATCGTCGCGACCGCGCTGCCGGCGATGGCGAAATCCTTCCATGCCGACCCGATCCACATGAGTCTGGCGCTGACCTCCTACCTGCTGTCGCTCGCCGTGTTCATCCCCGCTTCCGGCTGGTTCGCCGACCGGTTCGGCAGCCGCACCGTGTTCCGCGTCGCGATCCTGATCTTCACCATCGGCTCGGTGCTCTGCGGCCTGTCGCACACGCTGGCCCAGTTGATCGGCGCGCGCATCCTCCAGGGGGTCGGCGGGTCGATGATGGTGCCGGTCGGGCGGTTGCTGCTGCTCAAATCGGTCCGCCGGCGCGACATGCTGGCCGCGACCTCGTGGCTCACCATGCCAGCCCTGATCGGCCCGATCATCGGCCCACCGCTCGGCGGCTTCATCGTCACCTATATCTCGTGGCGGTGGACTTTCGATATCAATGTCCCGATCGGGGTGATCGGCATCGTGGCGGTCAGCCTCTATATCCGTGAAGTCCGCGATTCCGAGCACGCCGGGCGGCTCGATCTGACCGGACTGATCCTCAGCGGTCTCGCAATGGCATTGGTGATGGCGGGGATCGAGACCATCGGGCGCGGCATCATCCCGTGGACCTGGGTCGCCGCCTGCTTCACGATCGGCCTCGGCGCCGGGTTCGCCTACTGGCGCCACGCCAACCATACCGAACACCCGGTGCTCGACCTGTCGCTGATGCGGATCGACACTTTCGCCAATTCCACCATCGCCGGCAGCTTCTTCCGGGTTCTGGCCGGGGCGATGCCGTTCCTGTTGCCGCTGATGCTGCAACTCGGCTTCGGCGATTCGGCGGCCAAATCCGGCACGGTCACCTTCGCCGCCGCGATCGGGGCGCTGGCGATGAAGCCGCTCGCCCAGCCGATCCTGCGCCGCTTCGGGTTCCGGATCTCGATGGTCGCGTTCGGTCTGCTCTCGGTCGCCTTCACCGCCGCCTGCGCGGCGTTCCGCCCCTCCTGGCCGGTGCTGGCGCTGGATGCCGTGCTGCTGATCGGCGGGGTGTTCCGCTCGCTGCAGTTCACCGCCTTCAACACCATTGCCTACGCCGATGTGCCGCGCGCGCGGATGAGTGCGGCGACCAGCTTCTACGCGACATTCCAGCAGATCACGATCACCCTCGGCATTTCGATCGCGGCAGGCTCGCTCGAACTCAGCACCGCGATCTCCGGCCATGTCGAGCCGACGATCGCGGATTATTCCTGGGCCTTCATCATCATCAGCCTGATCGGGCTGGTCTCGGTGCCGATCTGCGCCCGGCTCGCCGCCGAAGCCGGCGACGATGTCAGCGGTCATCACGCCGAACCCGCCGCCCCGATTGACGCCCGGTCCGCCCCGCGCCAGTGA
- a CDS encoding ABC transporter ATP-binding protein: MSETTGGLALARRLWRDHIRHYRGRVALIIVATLVMSGTTALYPALIDRAFTMFAKRDPRILYQVPIIVFTVTVIKALAQYAQTLLTQQVVLGTIRRLQYSMFAHLTDAELTRVERESPAALSARFTTDATVIREAMSRAVNGVADAFTLIGLVATMIWIDWTLSLIAAVLYPLAGLPIQRIGRRIRRASGGMQERVGEAAAMLNESFAQARTVRAYGLEAQERGRAERAFDHLYRALMRMIRGRAALDPMLEVLGGLAIALVIGFAGWRHAAGASGIGNFTGFVAALLIASRPLRALGTMNAAVQEGLAGLERVYQVIDEPDGIRETPGATDLPPGPGHVEFRNVGFAYPDGRPGLRDLSFVAEPGRTLALVGASGAGKSTALALIPRLYDPDRGSILIDGADAGRVSLASLRRAIAYVGQDSLLFDDTVAANIGMGRAGASLAEIEAAADAAAAQFIHSLPEGFATRVGVNGQRLSGGQRQRVALARALLRDPRILLLDEATSALDAESEAAVQQALARLRRGRTTIVVAHRLATVRDADMIVVMADGRVIEYGTHEDLIADDGAFARLVRAQALA, translated from the coding sequence ATGAGTGAAACCACCGGAGGTCTGGCGCTGGCGCGACGATTGTGGCGCGACCATATCCGCCATTATCGCGGCCGGGTCGCGCTGATCATCGTGGCGACCCTGGTGATGTCCGGCACCACCGCGCTCTACCCCGCCCTGATCGACCGCGCCTTCACGATGTTCGCCAAGCGCGATCCGCGCATCCTGTATCAGGTGCCGATCATCGTGTTCACCGTCACCGTGATCAAGGCGCTGGCGCAATATGCCCAGACCCTGCTGACCCAGCAGGTGGTGCTCGGCACGATCCGGCGCCTGCAATATTCCATGTTCGCCCACCTGACCGACGCGGAACTCACCCGGGTCGAACGTGAATCCCCGGCGGCGCTTTCCGCGCGCTTCACCACGGATGCGACGGTGATCCGCGAAGCGATGAGCCGCGCGGTCAACGGCGTCGCCGATGCGTTCACGTTGATCGGGCTGGTCGCCACCATGATCTGGATCGACTGGACCCTCAGCCTGATCGCGGCGGTGCTCTACCCGCTGGCCGGTCTGCCGATCCAGCGGATCGGCCGGCGCATCCGCCGCGCCTCGGGCGGGATGCAGGAACGGGTGGGCGAGGCGGCGGCGATGCTCAACGAAAGCTTCGCCCAGGCGCGGACCGTGCGCGCCTACGGGCTCGAAGCGCAGGAGCGGGGCCGGGCGGAACGCGCCTTCGATCATTTGTATCGCGCCCTGATGCGGATGATCCGGGGCCGTGCCGCGCTCGACCCGATGCTCGAAGTGCTCGGCGGGCTCGCGATCGCGCTGGTGATCGGCTTCGCCGGATGGCGTCACGCCGCCGGCGCCTCCGGCATCGGCAATTTCACCGGCTTCGTCGCAGCTTTGCTGATCGCCTCGCGCCCGCTGCGCGCCCTCGGCACCATGAACGCCGCAGTCCAGGAAGGTCTCGCCGGGCTCGAACGGGTCTATCAGGTGATCGACGAACCGGACGGTATCCGCGAGACCCCCGGTGCGACCGACCTGCCGCCCGGACCGGGACATGTCGAGTTCCGCAATGTCGGGTTCGCCTACCCCGATGGCAGGCCCGGCCTGCGCGATCTTTCCTTCGTCGCCGAACCGGGGCGGACCCTCGCCCTCGTCGGGGCCTCGGGTGCCGGTAAATCGACCGCGCTGGCCCTGATCCCCCGTCTGTACGATCCGGATCGCGGCTCGATCCTCATCGATGGGGCCGACGCCGGCAGGGTTTCCCTCGCCAGCCTGCGCCGCGCGATCGCTTATGTCGGTCAGGATTCGCTGCTGTTCGACGACACCGTGGCGGCGAATATCGGCATGGGACGGGCAGGGGCCAGCCTTGCCGAAATCGAGGCGGCGGCGGATGCCGCGGCGGCGCAATTCATCCATTCCCTGCCCGAAGGCTTCGCGACCCGCGTGGGCGTGAACGGCCAGCGCCTTTCGGGTGGCCAGCGCCAGCGCGTGGCGCTCGCCCGCGCCCTGCTGCGCGATCCGCGCATTCTTCTGCTCGACGAGGCGACCAGCGCCCTCGATGCCGAAAGCGAAGCGGCGGTCCAGCAAGCCCTCGCCCGGTTGCGGCGGGGCCGCACCACCATCGTCGTCGCCCACCGGCTCGCCACGGTCCGCGACGCCGACATGATCGTGGTGATGGCCGATGGCCGGGTGATCGAATACGGCACCCATGAGGATCTGATCGCCGATGACGGGGCCTTCGCCCGGCTGGTCCGCGCCCAAGCGCTCGCGTAG
- a CDS encoding tetratricopeptide repeat protein has product MDDVHAAECLAPPDPFETGLAAFRRGDAAGAIRHFTAVLDDRPDFAPALTNRALAFWTGGYLHEAARDAAAAAAASPDLAEVWLITGAIAIDRGDSAGAIAAYRRAVALRPDLASGHAGLAAAYLAAGQPEATQQAAALALSLDPACTHALFTLGSARSTLGDPAGAIRLFDQVIAADPAHAGAWLNRGNARINRDDIAGGTADLETAVAVNPAQKEGWASLSVARTIEGDIAGAIAACDRAIALDPDFAVAHWNRGVAALLGGDFATGFTAYEWRKLHPVYGPHFDRLGVPVWRGESLAGRHLLVRAEQGLGDTIMFARFLPHLAAHAARVTLACHPTLFPLFRDLGAALCDINGPMPRDADIGIDQMSLPHVLALTTETIPAAAGYIAVPSPRPPPDGVRRIGLVWAGNPGHKNDQRRSLPPHAYEPLLRDEELARQGVRFVSLQLGARRGEYDIEDLASAITDYGTTASILAGLEALVTVDTSIAHLAGAMGTSCHVLISASCDWRWLLGRDTTPWYDSLSLHRQTRLGDWSAPLAQVRAVLAGADRTW; this is encoded by the coding sequence ATGGATGATGTGCACGCCGCCGAATGTCTTGCCCCGCCTGACCCGTTCGAGACCGGACTCGCTGCGTTTCGCCGGGGCGATGCGGCCGGGGCGATCAGGCATTTCACCGCCGTGCTCGATGACCGGCCCGATTTTGCCCCGGCGCTGACCAATCGCGCCCTGGCGTTCTGGACCGGCGGGTATCTGCACGAGGCCGCGCGCGATGCGGCGGCGGCGGCGGCGGCGAGTCCGGATCTGGCCGAGGTGTGGTTGATTACGGGGGCTATCGCGATCGATCGGGGCGACAGCGCGGGGGCGATCGCAGCCTATCGGCGCGCCGTGGCCCTGCGACCCGATCTGGCGAGCGGACATGCCGGGCTGGCGGCCGCTTATCTGGCGGCGGGGCAGCCCGAGGCGACCCAGCAGGCAGCGGCGCTCGCGTTGTCGCTCGACCCGGCCTGTACTCATGCGCTGTTTACCCTGGGCTCGGCCCGGTCCACGCTGGGCGATCCGGCGGGGGCGATCCGGCTGTTCGATCAGGTGATCGCGGCCGATCCGGCTCATGCCGGGGCCTGGCTCAACCGGGGCAATGCACGGATCAATCGCGACGATATCGCGGGGGGGACGGCCGATCTGGAAACCGCGGTCGCGGTGAACCCGGCGCAGAAGGAAGGCTGGGCGAGCCTCTCGGTCGCGCGGACCATCGAGGGCGATATCGCGGGGGCGATCGCGGCGTGCGACCGGGCGATTGCGCTCGATCCCGATTTTGCCGTGGCGCATTGGAATCGCGGGGTCGCGGCATTGCTGGGGGGCGATTTCGCCACTGGCTTCACCGCCTATGAATGGCGCAAGCTGCACCCGGTCTATGGACCGCATTTCGACCGGCTCGGTGTTCCGGTCTGGCGCGGCGAGTCGCTTGCCGGACGCCATCTGCTGGTTCGTGCCGAGCAGGGACTCGGCGATACCATCATGTTCGCGAGGTTCCTGCCGCACCTCGCGGCGCACGCGGCACGGGTCACGCTGGCCTGCCACCCGACCCTGTTTCCGCTGTTCCGCGATCTTGGCGCCGCGCTGTGCGACATCAACGGCCCGATGCCGCGCGATGCCGATATCGGGATCGACCAGATGAGCCTGCCGCATGTGCTCGCTCTCACCACAGAGACCATCCCCGCCGCCGCCGGGTATATCGCCGTCCCCTCCCCTCGCCCGCCGCCGGACGGGGTGCGGCGGATCGGGCTGGTCTGGGCGGGCAATCCCGGCCACAAGAACGATCAACGACGCTCATTGCCGCCGCACGCCTACGAGCCGCTGCTGCGCGATGAGGAACTGGCGCGGCAGGGGGTGCGGTTCGTTTCGCTCCAGCTCGGCGCGCGTCGTGGTGAGTACGATATCGAGGATCTGGCGTCCGCGATCACCGATTACGGCACCACCGCTTCGATCCTCGCCGGGCTTGAGGCGCTGGTGACGGTCGATACCTCGATTGCGCATCTCGCGGGCGCGATGGGCACGTCCTGTCATGTGCTGATCTCCGCCTCGTGCGACTGGCGCTGGCTGCTCGGGCGCGACACCACGCCGTGGTATGACAGCTTGTCCCTGCACCGGCAGACCCGGCTGGGGGACTGGTCGGCCCCGCTGGCGCAGGTCCGCGCTGTCCTTGCCGGCGCGGATCGGACATGGTGA